The genomic interval GATCTCCGAATCGACCGCGTGACCGACATCGACACCGAATCCAAGCGGCTTCGGTTCCGCGGTAACACCCCGTCGGTCGGCTACGACTACCTCGTGTTGGCGACCGGGTCGACGCTCGAACCCGAACGGATTCCCGGTCTCGCGGAAGGTGGGTACGACTACTACAGCGAGTCGGGCGCGACCGACCTCCGCGACGAGCTTCTGGAGTTCACCGAGGGCGACCTCGTGTTGAGCGTCATCGGGACGCCACACATGTGTCCGGCGGCACCACTCGAGTTCGTCTTCATGGCCGACGACTGGTTCCGCGAGCGCGGCCTCCGCGACGAGGTCGAGGTCACCTACACGTATCCGATCCAGCGAGTCCACGGCAACCCCCACATCGCCGAGTGGGCCCGACCCATCATGGAGGAACGCGACATCGAGGTCGAGACGTTCTTCAACGCCGAGGAGGTCGACCCCGAGGCGCAGACGATCACTTCGATGGAGGGAACCGAGCTCGGTTACGACCTCCTCGTGACGATTCCGCCCCACGGCGGCATCGACTTGATCGAGGAAGTGGGACTCGGCGACGACGGATGGGTGAACGTCGACAAGCACACCCTCGAAGCCGAGGCGGCCGAGAATGTCTACGCAATCGGCGATACCGCCGACACGGGCGTTCCCAACGCGGGTAGCGTCGCCCACTATCAGGCCAGCGTCGTCGGCCAGCGACTCGCCAGCGAGATTCGCGGTCGACCGGCGACGGCGACCTACGACGGGAAGACGCTGTGTTTCATCGAGACGGGGATGGACTCGGCGTCGTTCGTCGAGTTCGACTTCGAGAGCCCGCCGTCACCGGCGCCCCCCTCCGAGAAGCTCCACTGGTCGAAGCTGGCGTACAACGAAGCGTACTGGCTCACCGCACGGGGGCTACTCTGACCATGGCCGACGGAGCCGAACCCGACCGGTCCGACCTCGAAGCG from Halorussus salilacus carries:
- a CDS encoding NAD(P)/FAD-dependent oxidoreductase, with the translated sequence MTEHVVIVGGGTGGAVLANDLAERLEPELDAAEVRITLVNDDPDHVYKPVWLYVPFGQREPEDGRRPLGDLVDDAVDLRIDRVTDIDTESKRLRFRGNTPSVGYDYLVLATGSTLEPERIPGLAEGGYDYYSESGATDLRDELLEFTEGDLVLSVIGTPHMCPAAPLEFVFMADDWFRERGLRDEVEVTYTYPIQRVHGNPHIAEWARPIMEERDIEVETFFNAEEVDPEAQTITSMEGTELGYDLLVTIPPHGGIDLIEEVGLGDDGWVNVDKHTLEAEAAENVYAIGDTADTGVPNAGSVAHYQASVVGQRLASEIRGRPATATYDGKTLCFIETGMDSASFVEFDFESPPSPAPPSEKLHWSKLAYNEAYWLTARGLL